Genomic segment of Candidatus Methylomirabilota bacterium:
GCGAGGGTGACGTGGATTCCCCAGGTGAGCGTCCCCTCGGGCGCGGCGGCGGCGGGCGAGGGGAGGCCGGCGAGCGGCAGCAGGACGACCAGCGCGAGGGTCAACGAACGGGCGACGAGGGGTCTCAGGTTCATTTGGGCACCAGCGTCTTGAAGCGCGGCATCACCTCGCGCGCCAGCAGCTCCATCGAGTGGCGCCACGCCTTGGGGTTCTCCGCGTAGTCGAAGCAGAAGAGGAGGAGCGTGCCGAAGCCGCCGACCTCCTCGTAGATCGCGTGGAGCTTGTCCGCCACCGTGGCGGGCGAGCCCACCAGCCAGTTGTGCTGGGCGCAGTAATCGGGCGTGACGTCCGAGTCGGGCACGTCCGGCCGGTGCTTCAGGAACTCGGTGAACTGAAAGGACGCGAGCAGCGGCAGGAAGTACTCCCGCATCATGCGGCCCATCATGCCGCCGGCGGAGAGCCGCAGCGCCTCGGCGTCGGTGTCGGCGATGAAGACCTCGCGCACCAGACGCCACTCGGCGCGCTTCGGCGTCCGGCCGCTCCGCGCCGCGCCCTGCTCGACGGACTCCCAGTGGCTCGCGACGTAGGCGGGGTTCAGGTTGAGGCTCATCGGCCAGAAGCCGCGCTCGCCGGCGAGCTTCAGCGTGTCGGAGCCCTTGCTCACCCCGGCCACGCCGATCGGCGGGTGCGGCTTCTGGAACGGCTTGATGTGCGGCCGCAGGGTGTCGAGCATCGTGCCGGTCTTGGTGACGTGCCAGTACTTGCCTTTGTAGTCGAACTCGGCCTCGTCGCTCCAGAGACGCAGGATGATGTCGAGGGCCTCCCGCGTCATCTCGCGGTGCTGGCCCGCGTTGCCGTCGACGTTGAACAGGGCCCAGTCGCTGGGGAGCCCGCTCGCCGCCACGCCGAAGTTGAGCCGGCCCTGTGCCATGTGGTCGAGCATCGCCACGCGGTGGGCCAGCTCGGCCGGGTGGTGGTACGGCATGAGGAATCCGCCGGGGCCGATGCGCATGCGCTCGGTTTGCAGGAGCGCCTGGGCCACGAGCAGGTCAGGCGACGGGTGAGGCTCCCAGGGCGCCGTGTGGTGCTCGCCGATCCACGCCTCGCTGAAGCCGAGCTCGTCCGCCCAGCGGAGCTGCTGGAGGTCCCACCGGTGGCCGTCGTACAGGCTGCGCTCGGGCGGGTGCGACGGCATCGTGAACAAGCCGTAGTCCATGCGAGCCTCCCTGGCCCGGGCGCGCGGCCGGTGCGTGGATTCTACTTCTTACGCCGGCCCCACGAAGCCGATATACGCCCCGCAGGCGTGCTCCGGCAGAACCAGCATCGCCTGCTCGCCGGTGTTGCGCACGCCCCGCGCCGGCGGCACGCCGTGGCTCGCCATGAAGCGCGCCGCGGCCTCCATGCTGCTCGTGCGGTACAGCACCTGGAAGGGGCCGGGCCCGCGCCGGGCGAGCGCCTCGGCGGCGGGACCGGGCTCGACCGGCTGCGCCACGGTCAGGCCGGTCGGGCCGAGGTCGAACACCGCCATGTCCGCCTTGATGACCGCGCCCCGCTGGGTCTTCGGCACCGGCAGGCCGAGCACGCTGCCGTAGGTCTCCACCGTGGCGGCGAGGTCGGGGACCACGATATACACCCGATCCGTGCGCAGCACCCCGTTCCCGTGATCGCCGGCCCGGGGCACTTGCCGGCGCCGCTCGGCCAGTGGCGTGAGGTGCTGGATGAAGACGATGGGCAACGCGTTGCGCGGGCCGAGGCTGGCCACCCGCCATCGCAGCTCCTGGCCCGCGGGCGTGCGGCGGCCGCTCTCGGTGGCGTCGCCGACCTCGACCCCGCGCCGGCGCATCGCCGCCACGTCGGCCGCCAGGTCGTCGCTCTGCACGACGACGTAGCGGAAGCCGCCGCCGCGGGCCAGGAACTCGGCGAGGCGAGCGTCGGAGCTTCCGGGGACGACGGCGTGCCGGTCGCGCAGGCTCAGCAGCTCGAGATAGTCCTCCTGGTGGAAGGCGATGGCGTTGTGGGTCGCCCTGCCGGTGTGGGCGCCGCCGGGATAGATGTTGAAGCCGATCCGCGTATACGCGGCGATGCCCGCGTCCAGGTCCGGGACGCAGATCATGACGTGGTCGATGCGGGTCAGCACGCTGACTCCTCCATGGCGGCTACACGAGGCGGTCGCGCAGGCGCGAGCTCACGCCGTCCACGATCATGACCATCGCGACGGTCACGAGGAGCACCGTCGAGGCGGCGGCGTAGTCGATCATGCGGAGGTAGGTCTGGAGGTAGAAGCCGATGCCCCCCGCGCCGACGAAGCCGAGCACGGTGGCCGCGCGGATGTTGGTCTCGAGGCGATAGAGGATGTAGGACAGGAAGAGCGGCAGGACCTGGGGCAGGACGCCGAAGCGGAGGACCTGCACCCGCGTCGCGCCGGTGGCCGTGATCGCGTCGACCGGGCCCGGGTCGATCCCCTCGATGGCCTCCCCGTAGAGCTTGGCGAGCGAGGTCGTCGTGTACGCGACGACGGCGAGCACGCCGGGGAACGGGCCGAGGCCCACCGCCGCGACGAAGACGAGCGCGTAGACGAGCGTGTCCACGCTCCGGAAGAAGTTCAGCACCGCGCGCGCCGGGTAGAAGAGCGGCGCGGGCGCCACGTTGCGCGCCGAGACGAAGCCGAGCGGGAGCGCCGCCACCGCGGCCGCCGCGGTCCCGAGGAGCGCGATCTCTACGGTCGTCACGGCGCCGGCGAGCGCCGCCGGCAGCACGCGCAGGTCGGGCGGGATCATCCGGCGGATGAAGTCGAGCACCCAGGGCACGCCGCGCGCGAGCCGCACGGGATCGGCGCCGGTGTCCCAGGCGGCCCACGCCAGCGCGACGATGCCGACGAAGGCGACGGCGCGCCTCACGCGGGGGCTCCGTCGCCGTAGATCGCGTGGACGACGGCGGGCGAGAGCGCCGAGGGCGGGCCGTCGAAGGCGACGCGGCCGCGGCGGAAGCCGACGATGCGCGTGGCGTACGCGAGCGCGGTTTCGAGCTGGTGCTGGCTCACCACGAGCGTGAGGCCGCGCTCCACGTTGATGCGCCGGAGGATGTCCATGATGCTCCCGGTGAGCTGCGGGTCGAGGCTCGCCGTCGGCTCGTCGGCGAGGATGACGGCCGGCGACTGCGCCAGCGCGCGGGCGATCGCGACGCGCTGCTGCTCGCCGCCCGAGAGTGTGTCGGCGCGGCGTTCGGCCATGCGCGCGAGCCCGACCTGGGCGAGGCACTCCATGGCGAGCGCGCGGTCGGCCTGGGGGAAGCGGCCGACGAGGCTCGGGAGCGCCGGCACGTACCCGAGCCGCCCGGCGAGCACGTTCTCGAGCACGGACGCGCGGCGCACGAGGTTGAACTGCTGGAAGACCATCCCGATCCGCCGGCGCATCTCGCGCAGCTCCGCGGGCGCGGCGCCCGTGACGGCGCGGCCCGCGACGCGCACGGTGCCCTCCGTCGGCTCGACGAGCCGGTTGATCGCGCGCAGGAACGTCGTCTTGCCGGCGCCGCTCCGGCCGAGGATGACGACGAACTCGCCCTGGCGCACGGTGAGGTCCACGCCATCCACGGCCGTGGTCGCCCCCGGCAGTACGACGCGCAGGCCCTGGACCTCGATCATGGCGTTGGCGCGGCGATCATCGGGTCAGCGCGGGCGGAAGCCGAGCTGGTCGATCGCGGTGCGCACCGGGTCGTAGTCGCGGTCGTCGGCGGGCTCGAAGCCGTCGATGTCGTAGACGCGCTTGAGGAGCGCCGCGTACTTGGGGCCGCGGATCTGCAGGAGCGCCGCGCGGACTTTGGCGAAGGTCGCCGGGTCGAGCCCGTCGCGCGCGGCGATGCCGGCCTCGGGGATCGGCGGGGTCTCCGCGATCCACGTGATCCGCTCGCGCTCCGCCGGATCTTTGAGGTACTGCTCGCGCGCCATGTCGAACGACGCCAGCGCGTCCACGTGGCCGTTCAGGAGCGCGCGCATCGCCGCGTCGTGCGAGCCCGCGAACAGGACCTCGCGGAAGAAGGTCTTGGGGTCGCGGTTCCGGACGAGCCCGCGCTGGATCAGGAGGACCATCGGGTAGACGTAGCCCGACGTGCTCGCCGGGTCCACGAACGCGATCGTCTTGCCGCGCAGGTTCTCGAGCGTCTTGAGGCCCGAGTCCTTGCGGACGTAGAAGCGCGAGGTGAACGTGCCCTTGCCGTGCCAGAGGTTCCTCGCGACGATCATGGCCTTCGCCTCGCGGTTCGCGAGGACGTAGCCGGCGGGATGGACGAACGCGAGGTCCGCGGTGCGGTTCCTCAGCGCCTCGATGACCGCGGCGTAGTCCGACGCGACCGTCACCCGCACGGGCGTCCCCACGAGCTTCGCGAGGGCCTGACCGAACTCCTCGCCCGCGGCGATCAGGTCGGTGGGCTTCTGCGACGGCGTGAGGACGAGGTGCAGCGGCCGGTCCGCAGCCCGCGGCGCGCCGGCGGCGGCGAGCAGGGCCGCCAGGACCGCCGCGGCCGCGAGCGCGCGTCTCGTCAGGGACGGACCCGGTCTAGCGCGCAATGTCCACGCGCTGGATGACCTCGTGCGTCTCGAACACGTTGGGGCCGGCGAACAGCTCCTTGGGCGGCCGGTTCCGGTGCGCCTCGCGGAACTCCTCGCTCTCCGTCCACGCCTGGAAGTCGGCCTCCGTGTCCCACCAGGTCATGACCATGTACGCGTCGCCCTTGATCGGGCGCAGGAGCTGGAAGCCGCGGCAGCCGCGCCGCTTCTCGACGAAGCCGGCGCGCCCCTGGAAGCGCGCCTCGAACGCCGCCTCGTGGCCCTTCGCGACCGGGATCCGGTTCGTGACGACGATCATCTGAGCAACTCCTCCGCGATCCGCTTGACGTCCGCGGCCTCGACCTGCCCCTTGTGCGTCTTCATGACGTCGCCGACGAGGCGACCCGCCTGCTTCGCGTCCGTGATGCCGAGCGCCGCGAGGCGCTCCTTGACGAGCGCGCGGACCGCGGGCTCGTCGAGCCCCTTCGGCAGCCAGCGCTCGCAGAACGCGATGTCGAACCGGAGCTGCGCCGCCTGCGCCGCGCCGCGCTCGCCGGCCTTCTCGAACTCGACCAGCGCCTTCTGGAGCTGCTTGCGGTACGCGCCGACGACGTCGAGCACGAGCGCGTCGTCCACCGTGCCGGTGAAGCCCTTCGCGGTCCGCCGCTCCTGGAGCTTCGACTTGAGCATGCGCACCACGTCGGCCGCGGGCTGGTCCTTCGCCTTGATCGCCTGCGTGAGCGTGTCGTTGAGCTGCTGCTCGAGTCCCATGGCGCCTCCAGTGACTCTCGCTAGGATACTACGTCGGCTTCACGCCCTCAGCCGCCAGGAGGTACTGCGTGTGCGCCTCGCCGCCCGCGCGGACCCACTCGCGGTACTCGACCTCGGCGGCCCAGCGCTCCGCCTCCGCGATCGCGCCGTCGGCCACCATCTGGTGCCCGCGCGTCGCGGCGACCTGCGCCCAGATCCCTGCGCGGAGCGCCCACTCGGGCCCGCCCCGCCGTGCCACCTCGTGCTGCGGCGTGACCGTGACGTCGCGCAGGCCGGCCTCGGCGAGGAGCGCGGCGAGGCGATCGGCGATCACGTTGTCCATGCCGGCCGATGCCCTCCACGCGAGGAACGCGGCGTAGAAGCGTTCGAGGCTCGCCGGCGGCTCCGGCGTCCACCGGGCCTTCTCGTGATTGAAGTCGAGGACGATGACCCGGCCGCCCGGCTTCGCCGCCCGCGCCATCGCCCGAACGGCCGCGAGGGGATCGGCGAGCCACTGGAGGACGCGCGCCGCCGTGACGATGTCGAACGTGTCGCTGAACGGCAGGCGGCAGGCGTCGGCGACCTCGAACGTGAGCCCGGGGATCGCGCCGTGGGCGCGCCGCGCCGCCTCGATGAACGGCGCGTTCGCGTCCACGCCGAGGGCCCGGCCGCCGGGCGCCACGCGCTCGGCGATCCCGCGCGTGATCGCCCCGGTGCCGCAGCCCACGTCGAGCACGGCGAGGCCCGGGCGCAGCAGCGCGGCGAGGCGGCGGTGCGCCGTCGCGAGCGAGCGCGCGTCCAGGACGGCCGCCGTGCCCTCGGGCATGTGGGCGCGGCGGCGCGCGACGTCGTCGCCGCTCAGCGGCGTGCCGCGGCGAGCGCGTCCCGCATGCGGTCGAGGCCCTCGGCGAGCTGCGAGCGCGGGCAGCCGAAGTTGAGCCTGACGAAGCCCGCGCCGCCCCGGCCGAACGTCGCGCCGTCGAGCCACGCGAGGGAGGTCCCCTCGCGCGGCGCCACGACGACGCCGGGCAGATGCTTTCGCGCGTCGTCCACGCGGTCGAAGTCGTGGCCCATCGCGCTTCACGGTATCATGCTCCGGCGGGAGGAACGACCCATGGCGACGCGGATCGGCATCGTGGGGGCGGGCGCGATCGGCAGCGTGGTGGGCGGGCTGCTGACGAAGGCCGGGCACGACGTGACGCTCATCGACCAGTGGCCCGAGCACGTGGAGGCGATGCGCCGGCAGGGCCTCAGGCTCTCGGGCACCTGCGGCGACCACACGGTCAAGGTGCGGGCGCTCCACCTGCACGAGGCGCAGCGCATCGAGGCGCCGTTCGACGCGGTCTTCGTCGCGGTGAAATCCTACGATACAGAGTGGGCGACGGCGCTCGGCGTCGCGTACCTCGGGCGGCCCGACGGGGTCGTCGTGGACTTCCAGAACGGTGTCAACGACGAGCGCGTGGCGGCCGTCGCCGGGCGCGAGCGCACCCTCGGCTGCGTCATCACGATCGGCGCCGGGCTCTACGAGCCCGGCCACGCCATGCGGACCGACTCGGGGACGCTCGGGTTCAAGATCGGCGAGCTCGACGGCAAGGACACGCCGCGCGCCCGCGAGCTGGCGCGGATCGTCAGCGACGTGGCGCCGGCGAAGGTGACGACGAACCTCTTCGGCGAGCGCTGGTCGAAGCTCGCGGTCAACTGCATGGCGAATCCCCTGGCGGGGCTCTCCGGCCTCGGCTCCGCCGAGGTCCGCAGCGAGCCCGCGCCGCGGCGGATCGCCATCCGGCTCGCGGCCGAGGTCGTCGGCGTCGGGCGCGCGTGCGGCCATGAGGTCGAGCCGATCTACGGGATCGCCGCCGGGCGCTTCGTGGACGCGGCCGGGGGGCGCGGCCTCGCCGAGGTCGAGGCGGACATGGCGGCGAGCGCCAGGTTCCTCGCGGGTGGCCGGCCCTCGATGCTCCAGGACGTGATGCGCGGGCGCCGCACCGAGATCGACTACCTCAACGGCTACGTGGTCGCTCAGGGCCGGCGCGTCGGCGTCCCGACGCCGTTCAACGAGGCGGTCGTCGAGCTGTACCACCGGCACGGCGTCGGCACGCTCAAGCCGGATCCGAAGAACCTCGAGCCCCTGACCCGGCTCCTGCCGCGCTAGTGGCCGCGCGCGTTCCCGCTCCGGCGCTCCTCGACCCGGCATGACGATCGAGGAGTACGCGCGGCGACCGCGCGAGGAGCGGCTCGCGCGCCTCGCGCGGTCGCCCGGCGAGCTCGGCGCCGCCGTCGCGGGACGGAGCGACGCGGCGCTCGCGCGCCGTCCCGCCGCGACGAGCTGGGCGGCGCTGGAAGTCCTCTGCCACCTCCGGGACAACGAGGAGTCGTTCCTCGAGCGCTTCCGCCAGATCCTCGAGACGGACGAGCCCCGGTTCCCGCGGAGCAATCCGGACCGATGGGCCGAGGAGCGGCAGTACCTGACGAACGACGCGGCGGGCGCGCTCGCCGCCTTCGAACGGCGCCGCGGCGAGACGCTCGAGCTCCTGCGCGGGCTCGCGCCGGGCGCGTGGGGGCGGGCCGGCGTGCACCTCGACTCGCGCGGCCGCCGGACGCTCGACGAGTTCCTCTCCGTGATGGCCTGGCACGACGACAACCATCTCGACCAGCTCCGGCGCGCCCTCGAGGGCCGGGCGTAGCCATGCTCCTCACCAACGGCCGCGTCTACACGCTCGATGCCGCGGACACGGTGGTGGACACGCTCGTGGTGCGCGACGGGCGCATCGCGTTCGCGGGGCGCCGTCAGGACGTGAACCCGCCGGCCGGCGAGCCGGTCGTGGACCTCCGCGGCCGCGCGGTCCTGCCGGGCCTGGTGGATGCCCACGCCCACCTGCTGTACCTCGCGCGCGCCCGCTTCACGCTGAACGCCGCGCACGCGCGCTCGGAAGAGGAGGTCGCCGCGCGCGTCGCGGCCGAGGCGGCGCGGCTCGCGCCGGGGGAGTGGATCGCGGGCCGCGGCTGGGACCAGACGCTCTGGCCCGGCGGGCGCTTCCCGACGAAGGCGTCGCTCGACCGCGCGGCGCCAGGATCTCCCGTCGCGCTCGTCCGCGTGGACGGCCACGCG
This window contains:
- a CDS encoding GatB/YqeY domain-containing protein, which produces MGLEQQLNDTLTQAIKAKDQPAADVVRMLKSKLQERRTAKGFTGTVDDALVLDVVGAYRKQLQKALVEFEKAGERGAAQAAQLRFDIAFCERWLPKGLDEPAVRALVKERLAALGITDAKQAGRLVGDVMKTHKGQVEAADVKRIAEELLR
- a CDS encoding methyltransferase domain-containing protein → MPEGTAAVLDARSLATAHRRLAALLRPGLAVLDVGCGTGAITRGIAERVAPGGRALGVDANAPFIEAARRAHGAIPGLTFEVADACRLPFSDTFDIVTAARVLQWLADPLAAVRAMARAAKPGGRVIVLDFNHEKARWTPEPPASLERFYAAFLAWRASAGMDNVIADRLAALLAEAGLRDVTVTPQHEVARRGGPEWALRAGIWAQVAATRGHQMVADGAIAEAERWAAEVEYREWVRAGGEAHTQYLLAAEGVKPT
- a CDS encoding DinB family protein — encoded protein: MTIEEYARRPREERLARLARSPGELGAAVAGRSDAALARRPAATSWAALEVLCHLRDNEESFLERFRQILETDEPRFPRSNPDRWAEERQYLTNDAAGALAAFERRRGETLELLRGLAPGAWGRAGVHLDSRGRRTLDEFLSVMAWHDDNHLDQLRRALEGRA
- a CDS encoding antibiotic biosynthesis monooxygenase: MIVVTNRIPVAKGHEAAFEARFQGRAGFVEKRRGCRGFQLLRPIKGDAYMVMTWWDTEADFQAWTESEEFREAHRNRPPKELFAGPNVFETHEVIQRVDIAR
- a CDS encoding LLM class flavin-dependent oxidoreductase; protein product: MDYGLFTMPSHPPERSLYDGHRWDLQQLRWADELGFSEAWIGEHHTAPWEPHPSPDLLVAQALLQTERMRIGPGGFLMPYHHPAELAHRVAMLDHMAQGRLNFGVAASGLPSDWALFNVDGNAGQHREMTREALDIILRLWSDEAEFDYKGKYWHVTKTGTMLDTLRPHIKPFQKPHPPIGVAGVSKGSDTLKLAGERGFWPMSLNLNPAYVASHWESVEQGAARSGRTPKRAEWRLVREVFIADTDAEALRLSAGGMMGRMMREYFLPLLASFQFTEFLKHRPDVPDSDVTPDYCAQHNWLVGSPATVADKLHAIYEEVGGFGTLLLFCFDYAENPKAWRHSMELLAREVMPRFKTLVPK
- a CDS encoding 2-dehydropantoate 2-reductase: MATRIGIVGAGAIGSVVGGLLTKAGHDVTLIDQWPEHVEAMRRQGLRLSGTCGDHTVKVRALHLHEAQRIEAPFDAVFVAVKSYDTEWATALGVAYLGRPDGVVVDFQNGVNDERVAAVAGRERTLGCVITIGAGLYEPGHAMRTDSGTLGFKIGELDGKDTPRARELARIVSDVAPAKVTTNLFGERWSKLAVNCMANPLAGLSGLGSAEVRSEPAPRRIAIRLAAEVVGVGRACGHEVEPIYGIAAGRFVDAAGGRGLAEVEADMAASARFLAGGRPSMLQDVMRGRRTEIDYLNGYVVAQGRRVGVPTPFNEAVVELYHRHGVGTLKPDPKNLEPLTRLLPR
- the phnE gene encoding phosphonate ABC transporter, permease protein PhnE, whose translation is MRRAVAFVGIVALAWAAWDTGADPVRLARGVPWVLDFIRRMIPPDLRVLPAALAGAVTTVEIALLGTAAAAVAALPLGFVSARNVAPAPLFYPARAVLNFFRSVDTLVYALVFVAAVGLGPFPGVLAVVAYTTTSLAKLYGEAIEGIDPGPVDAITATGATRVQVLRFGVLPQVLPLFLSYILYRLETNIRAATVLGFVGAGGIGFYLQTYLRMIDYAAASTVLLVTVAMVMIVDGVSSRLRDRLV
- a CDS encoding phosphate/phosphite/phosphonate ABC transporter substrate-binding protein, which codes for MRARPGPSLTRRALAAAAVLAALLAAAGAPRAADRPLHLVLTPSQKPTDLIAAGEEFGQALAKLVGTPVRVTVASDYAAVIEALRNRTADLAFVHPAGYVLANREAKAMIVARNLWHGKGTFTSRFYVRKDSGLKTLENLRGKTIAFVDPASTSGYVYPMVLLIQRGLVRNRDPKTFFREVLFAGSHDAAMRALLNGHVDALASFDMAREQYLKDPAERERITWIAETPPIPEAGIAARDGLDPATFAKVRAALLQIRGPKYAALLKRVYDIDGFEPADDRDYDPVRTAIDQLGFRPR
- a CDS encoding VOC family protein, with protein sequence MLTRIDHVMICVPDLDAGIAAYTRIGFNIYPGGAHTGRATHNAIAFHQEDYLELLSLRDRHAVVPGSSDARLAEFLARGGGFRYVVVQSDDLAADVAAMRRRGVEVGDATESGRRTPAGQELRWRVASLGPRNALPIVFIQHLTPLAERRRQVPRAGDHGNGVLRTDRVYIVVPDLAATVETYGSVLGLPVPKTQRGAVIKADMAVFDLGPTGLTVAQPVEPGPAAEALARRGPGPFQVLYRTSSMEAAARFMASHGVPPARGVRNTGEQAMLVLPEHACGAYIGFVGPA
- the phnC gene encoding phosphonate ABC transporter ATP-binding protein, whose amino-acid sequence is MIEVQGLRVVLPGATTAVDGVDLTVRQGEFVVILGRSGAGKTTFLRAINRLVEPTEGTVRVAGRAVTGAAPAELREMRRRIGMVFQQFNLVRRASVLENVLAGRLGYVPALPSLVGRFPQADRALAMECLAQVGLARMAERRADTLSGGEQQRVAIARALAQSPAVILADEPTASLDPQLTGSIMDILRRINVERGLTLVVSQHQLETALAYATRIVGFRRGRVAFDGPPSALSPAVVHAIYGDGAPA